From the genome of Callithrix jacchus isolate 240 chromosome 7, calJac240_pri, whole genome shotgun sequence, one region includes:
- the LEPROT gene encoding leptin receptor gene-related protein isoform X4, giving the protein MCFLHGELIKTPLPLSVWLQSNFVVLCNSSPKKLIQVGLLSPAPGRKRTVNHRRGDACTESEGINTASPGKAWSTGHSSHREDPSLMTSSEPNYLPKAHLQMASHALVALSFSGAIGLTFLMLGCALEDYGKLKPRVVEDLPRSTEARCSDSCL; this is encoded by the exons ATGTGTTTTTTGCATGGGGAGTTGATAAAAACACCGCTTCCCTTATCTGTATGGCTTCAGAGCAAT tttgtggtactttgtaaCAGCAGCCCTAAGAAACTGATCCAGGTGGGATTACTTTCCCCTGCTCCAGGGAGAAAGAGGACTGTTAATCACAGAAGAGGAGATGCTTGCACTGAATCTGAAGGGATCAATACGGCTTCACCTGGCAAGGCATGGAGCACAG gacactcaTCCCATCGTGAAGACCCCAgcctcatgacctcatctgaacctaattatctcccaaaggcccacCTCCAAATGGCATCTCATG CTCTTGTGGCATTATCCTTCAGTGGAGCTATTGGGCTGACTTTTCTTATGCTGGGATGTGCCTTAGAGGATTATGG gaaactgaagcccagagtaGTTGAAGACTTACCCAGATCGAcagaggccagatgcagtgactcatgtctataa
- the LEPROT gene encoding leptin receptor gene-related protein isoform X5: MCFLHGELIKTPLPLSVWLQSNFVVLCNSSPKKLIQVGLLSPAPGRKRTVNHRRGDACTESEGINTASPGKAWSTGHSSHREDPSLMTSSEPNYLPKAHLQMASHALVALSFSGAIGLTFLMLGCALEDYGSNGERVALC; encoded by the exons ATGTGTTTTTTGCATGGGGAGTTGATAAAAACACCGCTTCCCTTATCTGTATGGCTTCAGAGCAAT tttgtggtactttgtaaCAGCAGCCCTAAGAAACTGATCCAGGTGGGATTACTTTCCCCTGCTCCAGGGAGAAAGAGGACTGTTAATCACAGAAGAGGAGATGCTTGCACTGAATCTGAAGGGATCAATACGGCTTCACCTGGCAAGGCATGGAGCACAG gacactcaTCCCATCGTGAAGACCCCAgcctcatgacctcatctgaacctaattatctcccaaaggcccacCTCCAAATGGCATCTCATG CTCTTGTGGCATTATCCTTCAGTGGAGCTATTGGGCTGACTTTTCTTATGCTGGGATGTGCCTTAGAGGATTATGG
- the LEPROT gene encoding leptin receptor gene-related protein isoform X6 yields the protein MCFLHGELIKTPLPLSVWLQSNFVVLCNSSPKKLIQVGLLSPAPGRKRTVNHRRGDACTESEGINTASPGKAWSTALVALSFSGAIGLTFLMLGCALEDYGSNGERVALC from the exons ATGTGTTTTTTGCATGGGGAGTTGATAAAAACACCGCTTCCCTTATCTGTATGGCTTCAGAGCAAT tttgtggtactttgtaaCAGCAGCCCTAAGAAACTGATCCAGGTGGGATTACTTTCCCCTGCTCCAGGGAGAAAGAGGACTGTTAATCACAGAAGAGGAGATGCTTGCACTGAATCTGAAGGGATCAATACGGCTTCACCTGGCAAGGCATGGAGCACAG CTCTTGTGGCATTATCCTTCAGTGGAGCTATTGGGCTGACTTTTCTTATGCTGGGATGTGCCTTAGAGGATTATGG